The stretch of DNA GGGCTCCGCCTTCATTCGGATGGAGATAGCATAAGCTCTCAGTTACGAGAGGATCAACTTCTCTTcagctttaacaaaaaaaacttctcttcaGTTTTCAACGGCGGAAATTGCTCCCTTATCGTCCACTTAGATCCAGCACATACTATCATGAACATAATCCCCCTAACTCTCAACCTTTGCGCATTATGAAAACCCAACTCAAACTGTCTGTTAgaattcatcaaaatatatttgtctctactgaaacaaaagagaaagggCCGAAAGCCCAAAAACGAGGGAGTACATTTACAAATGCAAGGGTTTTGGGTAGAGGGTTGAATACACACATACATGCATACATACATACGTAAACGTAGCTATACCGTACCATCCACAATCTCACAAACGACCaaaatgaaaagacaaataatgaatcaaataatgGAATAGAAgaaggatcatcatcatcatcatctgggAGCAGTGGAAGTGCCAGATTCCATGTTTTCTAGAGAAGTTGAATCCATCTGCAGAGACATCGTCCTCAAGGCATCTCCGTTTTGGGAGGTCATAGGGACTCCTCGTTCTTGAGCTGCCTTGAAATATGCGTAGGGACCCCATCCTTCTTCGTGGTAAGGGTTTGGGTAGAACTGACGGTAGCAGAAGGCGGCTACAAGGGATCCGATGAGAGCTCCGGCGAAGACGTCTTGCCAGTGGTGCCAGTAGTCATCCACACGAGATATCCCAACAAGGCAAGCGGCGAGCAGAGGGAAGATCACGAGGCAGAGCTTAGCCACGTGTCCTTCTCCGTTGAAGGCCTTGATTTTGCCAGAGAGGTAGAGGGAGAGGAAGGTGAGCCCCGCAAAGGACCAGGAGGTGTGTCCGCTCGGGAAGCTCTTGTGGCCTTCCTTGACCTCACCTGATTTGCCGTGGCAGATCACACCACCCAAGGCATCATACAGCTCTTTGCCGTCGGGGAAGCAGCGCCAGTAGAAGTTAGGACGAGGGCGTCCGGTGGCGACCTTGATGGAGTCGGTGATGACACCAGTAATCAGAACGGAGAAGAGAAGCCCGAGGATGCTGTGGTGCAGATCGTACACACAAGTCCTCTTCAGGTAGAAGCAGACGAAGACTAGGATGGGAAGAAGAACAGCGTAGACGGGGACAGACCAGACGGGGACGGTGTTGTCCTTGAAAGGGTACTTGAGGTCAGTCATCATGTCCTTTCCGACGTAACGGTAGAAAGGAGAGATGAGGTTGAGGCCGATCTCGATGGCAATCAAGATGACGAGTATGATCCAATCGTGCTTGTGTTTAGAGGCGACTCGTCCTCCATGGCTCTTGATAGTGTGAACACCAAGATCGATCTCTTGCATCCTCCCTCTCTGTGGCTCCTGCTGCTCCtgcccaaaaaaagaaaagaaagtacaATCACAATCAACCACAACTAATTTAATTTCTGTTGGATCCAAACAACAAACTAAGAAATGTACGTAATACTTGGGGATGAGGAGGGTTTGAAACCTCCGGTTTGGGTGACAGTAATAAGGGAATGCaattcatcatctctctctcggatgaacaaaataaattggttaaaaaaaaaggcagaAAGAAGAGTTTAACACAAAAAGGAACTTTGTCAAAGGCACGACGACATCAATTGGATCCAGCCAGTTTTTGTCTGTCCGATTCGTTGTGCTAAGCACAGTGTTGTAGTAAGGGTTATTTCATTAACAATGTTTTCGTTGACTTGATTTTTAACTTACAAacaagttggttttgtttttcctttctagagaaaaatgtattttttttgaatttataatgattaataaattttttaaaaacgagAGGATAATTTTGAAGGAAGGAGAGAACAGAGAAGAGTCGCTTTGGGGGTGGGTGGTTGGTTACCTGAGAAGTGCCCCAGAacttgagagaagagaaaaacgaGCCAATTGTCATCGGGAAAGTGAAGATCTCACGATTAAGCTTCTCCAAATAATAGACCAGTAGagataggagagagagagagagagacttcaGACTTGGgataaaaaaagaagcaatGTGGATCGAAACTTATTAGGAATAAAGAAAGAGACGACGCAGACGAAATAAATCTGATTTGGTGCGATGACTGTGTGTTATAACAACATTAAAATAGGAACAGAGGAgcgaggaaaaagaagaagacgcgTTTGTGTCTTCgttaaatttctaaatatctctttctttttttttcccttccaCCTGACGACGACggttgaagaaagaaagaaactcatTATATTTTTCGCTCGGTTGCGTGGTTTGACTTTTCAGTTAATCGTCGTCGGTATAATCTGGCCTTCTTCTCAGCCGCGTGCTGTGGTGGGTCCCCCCGCATGTTTTAGGAAGTTTCGGAAATCAGAACATGGGCCTTCATTTGGGCCTTCTTCAGTACTGCTCTCCTTTCTTTTTTAcatcttttaaattttgtttacgAGTGATGACTGTGAGTCATATCCATATTTCAAACTTTGATACCCGGCCCATATATCATTTTGGAAGCCCAGCCATCCCCTCCCTATACCAGCCGCATTTTCTTCGAAACGCACCCAAATAGGAAAGAATCCAAAATCGGATCACAACTGACGAAGAAAGTGGAAACTTACTGTAGGGGTGGGTGGAGGTGGATGCCCAGAGACTTGAACAAAATGAAGTAAGTAATGAGAGAGGGTCGAAAAGTCACAAACTCACAACTCTTGTCTGCATATACATACATGGCAACTTGACTCGGACGTGACGTCGATGGACTTTCAAACAAATCTATGGTTGAACTAATAAATACTTCGAACAT from Camelina sativa cultivar DH55 chromosome 9, Cs, whole genome shotgun sequence encodes:
- the LOC104710024 gene encoding lipid phosphate phosphatase 1-like isoform X1, giving the protein MMNCIPLLLSPKPEVSNPPHPQEQQEPQRGRMQEIDLGVHTIKSHGGRVASKHKHDWIILVILIAIEIGLNLISPFYRYVGKDMMTDLKYPFKDNTVPVWSVPVYAVLLPILVFVCFYLKRTCVYDLHHSILGLLFSVLITGVITDSIKVATGRPRPNFYWRCFPDGKELYDALGGVICHGKSGEVKEGHKSFPSGHTSWSFAGLTFLSLYLSGKIKAFNGEGHVAKLCLVIFPLLAACLVGISRVDDYWHHWQDVFAGALIGSLVAAFCYRQFYPNPYHEEGWGPYAYFKAAQERGVPMTSQNGDALRTMSLQMDSTSLENMESGTSTAPR
- the LOC104710024 gene encoding lipid phosphate phosphatase 1-like isoform X3, with translation MMNCIPLLLSPKPEEQQEPQRGRMQEIDLGVHTIKSHGGRVASKHKHDWIILVILIAIEIGLNLISPFYRYVGKDMMTDLKYPFKDNTVPVWSVPVYAVLLPILVFVCFYLKRTCVYDLHHSILGLLFSVLITGVITDSIKVATGRPRPNFYWRCFPDGKELYDALGGVICHGKSGEVKEGHKSFPSGHTSWSFAGLTFLSLYLSGKIKAFNGEGHVAKLCLVIFPLLAACLVGISRVDDYWHHWQDVFAGALIGSLVAAFCYRQFYPNPYHEEGWGPYAYFKAAQERGVPMTSQNGDALRTMSLQMDSTSLENMESGTSTAPR
- the LOC104710024 gene encoding lipid phosphate phosphatase 1-like isoform X2 gives rise to the protein MTIGSFFSSLKFWGTSQEQQEPQRGRMQEIDLGVHTIKSHGGRVASKHKHDWIILVILIAIEIGLNLISPFYRYVGKDMMTDLKYPFKDNTVPVWSVPVYAVLLPILVFVCFYLKRTCVYDLHHSILGLLFSVLITGVITDSIKVATGRPRPNFYWRCFPDGKELYDALGGVICHGKSGEVKEGHKSFPSGHTSWSFAGLTFLSLYLSGKIKAFNGEGHVAKLCLVIFPLLAACLVGISRVDDYWHHWQDVFAGALIGSLVAAFCYRQFYPNPYHEEGWGPYAYFKAAQERGVPMTSQNGDALRTMSLQMDSTSLENMESGTSTAPR